Proteins encoded within one genomic window of Thermodesulfovibrionales bacterium:
- the folE gene encoding GTP cyclohydrolase I FolE: MINCGENAKIANSFLNPMDKKKIQAGVRLIIEGIGENPERPGLRKTPERVAEMFQEIFSSLGESPRDLLTPMEGEKHDEMVLLKEIPFYSVCEHHLLPFAGEAHIAYIPEGGRIVGISSLSRALEVFAKRPQVQERLTTQLADLIMEKLRPKGCMVILDAEHLCMSMRGIKKPGSRVVTSAVRGIFRTKQSTREETLELIKKKG; this comes from the coding sequence TTGATAAACTGCGGGGAAAATGCTAAGATAGCGAATTCTTTTCTCAATCCTATGGACAAGAAAAAGATACAGGCAGGGGTCAGGCTGATCATAGAGGGCATCGGGGAGAATCCCGAGAGACCGGGGCTCCGGAAAACACCCGAGCGGGTGGCCGAAATGTTTCAGGAGATATTCTCAAGCCTCGGAGAGTCGCCGAGAGATTTGCTCACGCCGATGGAAGGCGAAAAACACGATGAGATGGTTCTTCTCAAGGAGATACCCTTCTATTCGGTCTGCGAGCATCACCTCCTCCCCTTTGCCGGTGAGGCTCACATCGCCTACATACCGGAAGGCGGAAGGATTGTCGGTATCAGTTCCCTTTCTCGGGCACTTGAGGTTTTCGCAAAAAGGCCGCAGGTGCAGGAACGACTCACAACACAACTGGCTGACCTCATCATGGAAAAACTGAGGCCGAAGGGATGCATGGTCATCCTCGATGCCGAGCATCTCTGCATGAGCATGCGAGGGATCAAGAAGCCGGGATCAAGGGTCGTCACTTCAGCGGTAAGGGGAATATTCAGAACGAAACAGAGCACGAGAGAAGAGACACTCGAACTCATCAAGAAAAAAGGCTAA
- the folD gene encoding bifunctional methylenetetrahydrofolate dehydrogenase/methenyltetrahydrofolate cyclohydrolase FolD, translating into MSAKVISGTEIAAQIREELKKEVAEMKEKSGVVPGLVTILVGKNPASVSYVTGKQKTAHELGFHSIQDDQPEDLSEADLLKLVEKYNKDPKIHGILVQLPLPKHIDEKKVLTAINPDKDVDCFHPVNVGRLMIGGKEAKFLPCTPAGIQELIVRSGFETSGAEVVVVGRSNIVGKPIAMIMLQKAKGANATVTIVHTGSKNLEFHCKRADILIVAAGVPHLVKPEWIKPGSCVIDVGVNRVGEKISEKTGKPVPILRGDVDFDKAKEIAGAITPVPGGVGPMTITMLMKNTVASAKIQAGL; encoded by the coding sequence ATGTCTGCAAAAGTCATCAGTGGTACGGAAATCGCCGCACAGATACGGGAAGAACTGAAGAAGGAAGTAGCCGAGATGAAGGAAAAGAGCGGCGTCGTGCCCGGACTGGTTACCATCCTGGTCGGAAAGAACCCCGCCTCGGTCAGCTATGTTACGGGCAAGCAGAAAACGGCCCATGAACTCGGGTTCCACTCGATTCAGGACGATCAGCCGGAAGACCTGTCCGAGGCCGATCTCCTCAAACTTGTCGAGAAATACAATAAGGACCCGAAGATACACGGCATTCTCGTTCAGCTTCCTCTGCCCAAGCATATCGATGAAAAGAAAGTCCTCACCGCCATCAACCCGGACAAAGACGTCGACTGCTTCCACCCGGTCAACGTGGGGCGTCTCATGATCGGGGGCAAGGAGGCGAAATTCTTACCCTGCACCCCTGCCGGTATCCAGGAGCTGATCGTACGTTCGGGCTTCGAGACCTCGGGCGCTGAAGTCGTCGTGGTGGGGAGGTCGAATATCGTCGGCAAACCCATTGCGATGATCATGCTCCAGAAGGCAAAGGGGGCGAATGCTACCGTCACGATCGTCCATACCGGCTCGAAGAATCTCGAGTTCCACTGCAAGCGTGCCGATATCCTCATCGTCGCAGCGGGTGTTCCGCACCTTGTGAAACCTGAATGGATCAAGCCCGGTTCCTGCGTTATCGATGTCGGTGTGAACCGTGTCGGTGAGAAGATCAGCGAGAAGACCGGCAAACCCGTGCCGATCCTGCGGGGAGACGTGGACTTCGACAAGGCCAAGGAGATTGCAGGTGCCATCACCCCAGTACCGGGCGGCGTCGGACCGATGACCATTACCATGCTCATGAAGAACACGGTAGCATCGGCGAAGATACAGGCCGGACTGTAA